From the genome of Streptomyces sp. NBC_01260, one region includes:
- a CDS encoding hydroxyacid dehydrogenase translates to MSEPATAPTALLVMEEERRADVYPPEVLAGIGRLVHWQRPPLTKQELDENPEVLRNVDILLTGWGAPVLDTAFLSHAAGLRAVLVAAGSVRHLTTPAFWERGIPIVSAAAANAVPVAEFTLAQVLLGLKQAHRITREVASSRRFPHNPDVPGAYRSRVGLLGLGHIGRLVAGHLTRFDVEILATDPVASPDAARQAGVRLVPVEELFATCHVVSLHAPLLPETRGTIGAPLLNSLGPGATLINTARGALIDETAAAQVLRARPDLTAVLDVTHPEPPAHDSPLFTLPNVVLTPHLGGALGAERHRLGQLVLDELRRFTQDLPLRHAIDPARAASLA, encoded by the coding sequence ATGAGCGAACCGGCCACCGCACCGACAGCCCTGCTGGTCATGGAGGAAGAACGCCGGGCGGACGTCTACCCGCCCGAGGTGCTGGCCGGGATCGGCCGGCTCGTGCACTGGCAGAGACCGCCCCTCACCAAGCAGGAGCTCGACGAGAACCCCGAGGTGCTGAGGAACGTCGACATCCTGCTCACGGGCTGGGGTGCGCCCGTCCTCGATACCGCCTTCCTGTCGCACGCCGCCGGGCTGCGGGCGGTTCTCGTCGCGGCAGGGTCCGTCCGGCACCTGACCACGCCCGCCTTCTGGGAGCGCGGCATCCCGATCGTCTCCGCCGCCGCGGCCAATGCCGTCCCGGTCGCGGAGTTCACCCTCGCCCAGGTCCTCCTCGGACTGAAGCAGGCACACCGCATCACGCGGGAGGTCGCGAGCAGCCGCCGCTTCCCGCACAATCCCGACGTCCCGGGCGCCTACCGGTCACGGGTGGGCCTGTTGGGACTCGGGCACATCGGCCGGCTCGTCGCCGGCCACCTCACCCGCTTCGACGTCGAGATCCTCGCCACCGATCCCGTCGCTTCCCCGGATGCCGCCCGGCAGGCGGGCGTCCGGCTGGTCCCCGTCGAGGAACTCTTCGCCACCTGTCATGTCGTCAGCCTCCACGCACCGCTCCTGCCCGAGACCCGCGGCACGATCGGGGCACCGCTGCTGAACTCCCTGGGGCCCGGCGCGACGCTGATCAACACCGCGCGGGGCGCGCTGATCGACGAGACGGCCGCCGCTCAGGTCCTGCGTGCCAGGCCCGACCTCACCGCCGTGCTCGACGTAACGCATCCCGAGCCCCCGGCCCATGATTCGCCACTCTTCACCCTTCCCAACGTTGTTCTGACGCCGCACCTCGGCGGCGCCCTGGGCGCCGAACGCCACCGTCTCGGACAGCTCGTGCTCGACGAACTGCGCCGGTTCACACAGGACCTGCCGCTCCGGCATGCCATCGACCCCGCCCGGGCCGCTTCTCTGGCCTGA
- a CDS encoding SWIM zinc finger family protein yields the protein MSPRAQPAPSARAPRPVARSRPGPDDLRRTFEAVPARTSGDDEPFADSWWGRSWVAALEALSMDAARLARGRAYADGGHVAAVTVTPGRVVAYVHGSRPRPYRAELRLRTLTDADWDTFLDAVAARPGHLAALLTKEMPHSLADTAAASGVALLPAANDLDPSCSCPDHGWPCKHVSALCYQMARLLDADPFVLLLLRGRGERELLEDLGHRNAAHSARERPEAPAAPSVPAQDALADRFLPPLPAPFPVEPHPGQPPSYPSLPGSRDPLALDQLATDAAARAHALLTTGLDPLAGLTPWQDAVRLAAARPTAGLTATTRALYRELASATGRNTTDLARAVAAWRQGGAEGLDVLETPWDPPAGPFDRARPALAAAGFPRFQPWRNQLTHPGGTLQLRFGHDGRWYGYESDPGQDEWWPRAAPDFDPVGALLELSGG from the coding sequence ATGAGCCCCCGCGCGCAGCCCGCCCCCTCCGCCCGCGCTCCCCGGCCCGTCGCCCGGTCCCGGCCGGGCCCCGACGACCTGCGGCGGACCTTCGAGGCGGTACCCGCGCGGACGTCCGGCGACGACGAGCCGTTCGCGGACAGCTGGTGGGGCCGGTCCTGGGTGGCGGCGCTGGAAGCCCTCTCGATGGACGCGGCGAGACTCGCCCGCGGCCGTGCGTACGCGGACGGCGGGCATGTCGCCGCGGTCACCGTCACCCCCGGCCGCGTCGTCGCCTACGTGCACGGCAGCCGCCCCCGGCCCTACCGCGCCGAACTGCGGCTGCGCACCCTCACCGACGCCGACTGGGACACCTTCCTCGACGCGGTCGCCGCCCGCCCCGGCCACCTTGCCGCGCTGCTCACCAAGGAGATGCCGCACTCCCTGGCCGACACGGCGGCCGCCTCCGGGGTCGCGCTGCTCCCTGCGGCGAACGACCTGGACCCCAGCTGCTCCTGCCCCGACCACGGCTGGCCCTGCAAGCACGTGTCGGCGCTCTGCTACCAGATGGCCCGGCTCCTGGACGCCGATCCGTTCGTCCTGCTGCTCCTGCGCGGCCGGGGCGAGCGCGAACTCCTGGAGGACCTGGGCCACCGCAACGCCGCGCACTCCGCACGGGAGCGGCCCGAGGCCCCCGCCGCCCCCTCCGTACCGGCGCAGGACGCGCTCGCCGACCGCTTCCTGCCTCCGCTGCCCGCCCCGTTCCCGGTGGAGCCGCACCCCGGGCAGCCGCCGTCGTACCCGAGCCTGCCCGGCAGCCGGGACCCGCTCGCCCTCGACCAGCTCGCCACGGACGCGGCCGCCCGCGCCCATGCCCTGCTCACCACCGGCCTCGACCCGCTCGCCGGGCTCACCCCCTGGCAGGACGCGGTCCGGCTGGCAGCCGCCCGCCCCACCGCGGGGCTCACCGCCACCACCCGCGCCCTCTACCGCGAACTGGCGTCCGCCACCGGCCGCAACACCACCGACCTGGCCCGCGCCGTCGCCGCCTGGCGCCAGGGCGGGGCCGAGGGGCTGGACGTCCTGGAAACGCCGTGGGACCCCCCGGCGGGCCCGTTCGACCGGGCCCGCCCGGCTCTCGCAGCCGCCGGATTCCCCCGCTTCCAGCCCTGGCGCAACCAGCTCACCCACCCCGGCGGCACGCTCCAGCTCCGCTTCGGCCACGACGGCCGCTGGTACGGCTACGAGTCCGACCCGGGCCAGGACGAGTGGTGGCCGCGCGCCGCACCGGACTTTGACCCGGTGGGCGCACTCCTGGAGCTCAGCGGGGGCTGA
- a CDS encoding nuclear transport factor 2 family protein, with product MDLAFARTFAAQWQDDWNSHDLERVLTHYHDEVTFSSPMIARFTGDPSGTVRGKDELRAYWARGLELIPDLKFEVMDVRVSVGTLVIDYRNQIGGRVYEVLTFRDGLVVAGLGAYGETLAR from the coding sequence ATGGACCTCGCATTCGCCCGCACGTTCGCCGCGCAATGGCAGGACGACTGGAACTCCCACGACCTGGAACGCGTCCTGACGCACTATCACGACGAGGTGACCTTCAGCTCGCCCATGATCGCCCGGTTCACCGGCGACCCCTCCGGCACCGTGCGCGGCAAGGACGAGCTGCGTGCGTACTGGGCCCGCGGGCTCGAGCTCATCCCCGACCTGAAGTTCGAGGTGATGGACGTCCGGGTGAGCGTCGGCACCCTGGTGATCGACTACCGCAACCAGATCGGCGGCCGGGTGTACGAGGTGCTGACGTTCCGGGACGGCCTGGTGGTCGCCGGCCTCGGCGCGTACGGGGAGACGCTGGCCCGCTGA
- a CDS encoding uridine kinase translates to MRYEAITWERLADALASHADALKPSDGGPWLKVAVDGAPAARTGELAESVAQALRLRGRAVLPVSTAGFLRPASLRYEYGKRDPDSYYGSWFDTGALWREVFGPLEAGGSGRVLPDLWDPATDRATRSPYRLLPEGGVLVVHGPLLLGHWFPFDLSVHLRLSPGALRRRTEEDERWTLPAFARYEDEVAPAGSADAVVRADDPRHPAWTGLRRDG, encoded by the coding sequence GTGCGATATGAAGCGATCACCTGGGAACGGCTGGCGGACGCCCTTGCCTCGCACGCCGACGCGCTGAAACCGTCCGACGGCGGGCCCTGGCTCAAGGTTGCCGTCGACGGGGCTCCGGCCGCCCGGACCGGCGAGCTGGCCGAGTCGGTCGCACAGGCGCTGCGGCTCCGCGGCCGGGCCGTGCTCCCCGTGTCCACGGCGGGATTCCTGCGGCCCGCCAGCCTGCGGTACGAGTACGGCAAGCGGGACCCCGACTCGTACTACGGCAGCTGGTTCGACACCGGGGCGCTGTGGCGTGAGGTGTTCGGGCCGCTGGAGGCGGGCGGCAGCGGGCGGGTGCTGCCCGATCTCTGGGACCCGGCGACGGACCGGGCCACCAGGAGCCCGTACCGGCTCCTGCCGGAGGGCGGGGTGCTGGTGGTGCACGGGCCGTTGCTGCTGGGGCACTGGTTCCCGTTCGACCTGAGCGTCCACCTGCGGCTGTCGCCGGGTGCGCTGCGGCGGCGCACCGAGGAGGACGAGCGGTGGACACTGCCCGCCTTCGCGCGGTACGAGGACGAGGTGGCGCCCGCCGGGAGCGCGGACGCGGTCGTCCGGGCCGACGACCCGCGCCATCCCGCCTGGACGGGGCTGCGGCGGGACGGGTAG
- a CDS encoding DUF7873 family protein — translation MAKLNQIIAVEKGVKSKAHQDLTAAHHGLQKAGLLAGISRTYQPKDEEGEQLPPESTPVQIKAEDVLRDTAVTLTRLFDVTATKDWANCAARADISVDGRVLVAGVPVSYLLFLEKQLTDITTFIRKLPVLEASEAWAQDPSTDSWKTEPVRTLRTKKVPRNHVKAEATEKHPAQVEVYYEDVPIGYWTTVKFSGALPARRINELTDRVEKLQQAVKFAREEANGVDVTDQRVGDAVFGYLFG, via the coding sequence GTGGCGAAACTCAATCAGATCATCGCAGTGGAGAAGGGCGTCAAGTCCAAGGCTCATCAGGACCTGACGGCGGCGCATCACGGCCTCCAGAAGGCCGGTCTGCTGGCCGGGATCTCCCGGACCTACCAGCCGAAGGACGAGGAGGGCGAGCAGTTGCCGCCCGAGTCGACGCCGGTGCAGATCAAGGCCGAGGATGTGCTGCGCGACACGGCGGTGACCCTCACCCGGCTCTTCGACGTGACCGCCACCAAGGACTGGGCGAACTGCGCGGCCCGTGCCGACATCTCGGTCGACGGCCGGGTGCTGGTGGCCGGCGTTCCGGTGTCGTATCTGCTCTTCCTGGAGAAGCAGCTCACGGACATCACCACCTTCATCCGCAAGCTGCCGGTGCTCGAAGCCTCGGAGGCCTGGGCACAGGACCCGTCCACCGACTCCTGGAAGACCGAGCCGGTGCGGACCCTGCGCACCAAGAAGGTGCCCCGCAACCACGTGAAGGCGGAGGCCACCGAGAAGCACCCGGCCCAGGTCGAGGTGTACTACGAGGACGTTCCGATCGGCTACTGGACGACCGTGAAGTTCTCCGGGGCGCTGCCCGCACGGCGGATCAACGAACTGACCGACCGCGTCGAGAAGCTCCAGCAGGCTGTCAAGTTCGCCCGCGAGGAGGCCAACGGCGTGGACGTCACGGACCAGCGGGTGGGTGATGCGGTCTTCGGTTACCTCTTCGGGTGA
- a CDS encoding pyridoxal phosphate-dependent aminotransferase, producing the protein MEFRQSSKLNEVCYEIRGPVIEHANALEEAGHSVLRLNTGNPALFGFEAPEEIVQDMIRMLPQAHGYTDSRGILSARRSVAQRYQAMGLTEVGVDDIFLGNGVSELISMAVQGLLEDGDEVLIPSPDYPLWTAVTTLAGGKAVHYMCDEASDWNPDLADMASKITDRTRAVVIINPNNPTGAVYPREVLESILGLARRHGLMVFADEIYDQILYDDAEHHSVAVLAPDLVCLTFSGLSKTYRVAGFRSGWMVVSGPKQHARSYLEGLTMLASMRLCPNAPAQYAIQAALGGRQSIRELVVPGGRLYEQRNRAWEKLNEIPGVSCVKPRGALYAFPRIDPKVHPLVDDERFVLDLLLREKIQVVQGTGFNWPRPDHFRILTLPYADDLDAAISRIGRFLTGYRQ; encoded by the coding sequence ATGGAGTTCCGCCAGTCCAGCAAGCTCAACGAGGTCTGTTACGAGATCCGGGGACCGGTCATCGAGCACGCCAACGCCCTGGAGGAGGCGGGTCACAGCGTGCTCCGCCTCAACACGGGCAACCCGGCGCTGTTCGGGTTCGAGGCGCCCGAGGAGATCGTCCAGGACATGATCCGGATGCTCCCGCAGGCCCACGGCTACACCGATTCACGGGGCATCCTCTCCGCCCGCCGGTCCGTGGCGCAGCGCTACCAGGCGATGGGGCTCACCGAGGTCGGCGTGGACGACATCTTCCTCGGCAACGGTGTCTCCGAGCTGATCTCCATGGCCGTGCAGGGGCTGCTGGAGGACGGTGACGAGGTGCTGATCCCGTCCCCGGACTACCCGCTGTGGACCGCGGTGACGACGCTGGCCGGCGGGAAGGCCGTGCACTACATGTGCGACGAGGCCTCGGACTGGAACCCCGACCTGGCCGACATGGCATCGAAGATCACCGACCGCACCAGGGCCGTCGTGATCATCAACCCGAACAATCCGACCGGCGCCGTCTACCCCCGCGAGGTCCTCGAATCCATCCTCGGCCTGGCCCGCAGGCACGGCCTGATGGTGTTCGCCGACGAGATCTACGACCAGATCCTCTACGACGACGCCGAGCACCACAGCGTGGCGGTCCTCGCCCCGGACCTGGTCTGCCTCACCTTCAGCGGTCTCTCCAAGACGTACCGCGTGGCCGGCTTCCGTTCGGGCTGGATGGTGGTGTCCGGCCCGAAGCAGCACGCGCGCAGCTATCTGGAGGGGCTGACCATGCTCGCCTCCATGCGGCTCTGCCCCAACGCCCCGGCGCAGTACGCGATCCAGGCCGCGCTCGGTGGCCGACAGTCGATCCGGGAGCTGGTGGTGCCCGGGGGCAGGCTGTACGAGCAGCGCAACCGCGCCTGGGAGAAGCTGAACGAGATCCCCGGGGTGTCGTGCGTGAAGCCCAGGGGCGCGCTGTACGCCTTCCCGCGCATCGACCCGAAGGTGCATCCCCTCGTCGACGACGAGAGGTTCGTCCTCGACCTGCTGCTGCGCGAGAAGATCCAGGTCGTGCAGGGCACCGGTTTCAACTGGCCGCGGCCCGACCACTTCCGCATCCTGACCCTCCCGTACGCTGACGATCTTGACGCGGCCATCAGCCGGATCGGCCGCTTCCTGACCGGGTACCGGCAGTGA
- a CDS encoding nucleotidyltransferase domain-containing protein has protein sequence MSEEGPEDLDPARRAALAREVLCALRTHCAGSRAEPRGSLARGTADAYSDIDLLWIVPDGRFEDCVAAVPDLLGTVRGVASLRVDPGLGNSRKRRLLFVDFDRLPLFWRLDLEIVALSVAGRPGYDQDNPAARRDDWSRPASALANAVSAVKAVLRGQPQTARGLLERGFARIGAVDTVSGDWFADITRLAEAAAAIEPARGPLAERVVRLAADHRAELC, from the coding sequence GTGAGCGAAGAGGGCCCCGAGGACCTCGACCCCGCGCGCCGGGCCGCGTTGGCGCGGGAGGTCCTGTGTGCGCTGCGTACCCACTGTGCCGGGTCGCGTGCGGAACCGAGAGGTTCGCTCGCCCGGGGGACCGCCGACGCGTACAGCGATATCGACCTCCTCTGGATCGTGCCCGACGGCCGGTTCGAGGACTGTGTCGCCGCCGTCCCGGACCTGCTCGGCACGGTCCGCGGCGTCGCCTCCCTGCGGGTCGACCCCGGTCTGGGGAACTCCCGCAAGAGGCGGCTCCTCTTCGTCGACTTCGACCGCCTGCCCCTCTTCTGGCGCCTGGACCTGGAGATCGTCGCCCTGTCCGTCGCCGGCCGGCCCGGCTACGACCAGGACAATCCGGCGGCGCGCCGTGACGACTGGTCGAGGCCCGCCAGCGCGCTCGCCAACGCGGTCTCCGCGGTGAAGGCGGTGCTGCGCGGACAGCCGCAGACCGCCCGGGGCCTGCTGGAGCGCGGCTTCGCCCGCATCGGGGCGGTGGACACCGTCTCCGGTGACTGGTTCGCCGACATCACCCGCCTCGCCGAAGCCGCCGCGGCGATCGAACCGGCCCGGGGGCCGCTCGCCGAGCGCGTCGTGCGGCTGGCGGCGGACCATCGGGCGGAACTTTGCTGA
- a CDS encoding sugar ABC transporter substrate-binding protein, with product MQRSRWIGAGVLASTLVLTSCSSGPAGVDAKQNPKAPLELWTRTTPGGPGEQGALKLATAFEKATGYKVEVTAIFDDFETKLQQRAAQKNLPDIVMNDVTQLGAMHSQGLLREIDLDKIKDSEQIIGQGLDSGKTVDGKQYGLPYSAQASALLIRKDWRQKLKLDVPQNWDDFAAMAKAFTTQDPDGDGKKNTAGLAAPLSTKRGYASWYFSNFLWAAGGDFITEAGKGTYKPAVTTKASVEAMQWFRDLGCKAKAIQPGAVTMDTPPTNETFEAGRTGMFVVGPYLLPRFDETLGKDKYEVVPMPKGPKDATVLAEGGSVYLMAGSENRAGQDAFAGFAVSAEGQKTAMAGDTGYIVQLPVNKTVDISQVRPDPRWKTYAQAYQDSGRYAPSIPNWTPVRQATADTVNALMADCGLDTEAKLGELDKQLADILKEQGIAAS from the coding sequence ATGCAGAGATCGCGTTGGATCGGTGCGGGTGTCCTCGCCTCGACACTGGTCCTCACCAGCTGTTCATCCGGGCCTGCGGGAGTGGATGCCAAGCAGAACCCCAAGGCGCCTCTGGAGCTCTGGACCAGGACGACACCGGGCGGACCGGGGGAGCAGGGCGCGCTCAAGCTCGCCACCGCCTTCGAGAAGGCCACGGGCTACAAGGTCGAGGTCACGGCCATCTTCGACGACTTCGAGACCAAGCTGCAGCAGCGGGCCGCCCAGAAGAATCTCCCCGACATCGTCATGAACGACGTGACACAGCTCGGGGCCATGCACAGCCAGGGTCTGCTCCGGGAGATCGACCTGGACAAGATCAAGGACAGCGAGCAGATCATCGGCCAGGGGCTGGACTCCGGGAAGACCGTGGACGGCAAGCAGTACGGACTGCCGTACTCGGCGCAGGCGTCCGCGCTGCTCATCCGCAAGGACTGGCGGCAGAAGCTCAAGCTCGACGTCCCGCAGAACTGGGACGACTTCGCCGCGATGGCCAAGGCCTTCACCACCCAGGACCCCGACGGCGACGGCAAGAAGAACACCGCCGGTCTCGCCGCCCCGCTGTCCACCAAGCGCGGCTACGCCTCCTGGTACTTCTCCAACTTCCTCTGGGCCGCGGGCGGCGACTTCATTACCGAGGCCGGTAAGGGCACGTACAAGCCGGCGGTGACCACGAAGGCATCGGTCGAGGCCATGCAGTGGTTCCGCGACCTGGGCTGCAAGGCCAAGGCCATCCAGCCCGGCGCCGTCACCATGGACACCCCGCCGACGAACGAGACGTTCGAGGCGGGCCGGACCGGCATGTTCGTCGTCGGCCCGTACCTGCTGCCCCGCTTCGACGAGACCCTCGGCAAGGACAAGTACGAGGTCGTGCCGATGCCCAAGGGCCCCAAGGACGCCACCGTTCTCGCCGAGGGCGGCTCCGTCTATCTGATGGCCGGCTCCGAAAACCGGGCCGGCCAGGACGCCTTCGCCGGCTTCGCCGTCTCCGCCGAGGGCCAGAAGACGGCGATGGCGGGCGACACCGGCTACATCGTGCAGCTTCCCGTCAACAAGACCGTGGACATCTCCCAGGTGCGTCCCGACCCGCGCTGGAAGACCTACGCCCAGGCGTACCAGGATTCCGGCCGGTACGCGCCGTCCATCCCGAACTGGACCCCGGTGCGGCAGGCGACGGCGGACACCGTGAACGCGCTCATGGCGGACTGCGGTCTCGACACCGAGGCCAAGCTGGGTGAGCTCGACAAGCAGCTCGCCGACATCCTCAAGGAGCAGGGGATCGCCGCGTCATGA
- a CDS encoding peptidase, translating to MPIVNCPSCPTCQVPVHTQFASFELVGPIVEDGLDPAADPAWAESGAKSPAEYARWAGHLCGMTCLRMALGAGAPPLFALRDGALGYGAYTEDPDGAIRGLVYAPFAAYVQERHGLDATVHRHLSPEEIPPLLDEGRSVMASVHYAIRRPRQPAPGRGGHLVLLTARTADGTGVHFHNPSGTTAATRSAELPLAEFERFFAGRGVSLRVRA from the coding sequence ATGCCGATCGTGAACTGCCCCAGCTGCCCCACCTGCCAGGTGCCGGTCCACACCCAGTTCGCCTCGTTCGAGCTCGTCGGGCCGATCGTCGAGGACGGGCTCGACCCGGCCGCCGACCCCGCGTGGGCCGAGTCGGGCGCGAAGTCGCCCGCGGAGTACGCGCGCTGGGCGGGCCATCTGTGCGGGATGACCTGTCTGCGCATGGCACTCGGCGCCGGCGCCCCGCCCCTCTTCGCGCTGCGCGACGGGGCGCTCGGGTACGGCGCGTACACCGAGGACCCCGACGGCGCGATCCGGGGCCTGGTCTACGCCCCCTTCGCCGCGTACGTACAGGAGAGGCACGGCCTCGACGCCACCGTCCACCGGCACCTCTCGCCGGAGGAGATCCCGCCCCTGCTGGACGAGGGCCGGTCCGTCATGGCCTCCGTGCACTACGCGATCCGCCGCCCGCGGCAGCCCGCACCGGGACGGGGCGGGCACCTGGTGCTCCTGACCGCCCGTACGGCCGACGGCACGGGCGTCCACTTCCACAACCCGTCCGGGACGACGGCCGCGACCCGGTCGGCGGAGCTCCCGCTGGCCGAGTTCGAGCGCTTCTTCGCCGGGCGCGGGGTCTCGCTGCGCGTGCGGGCATGA
- a CDS encoding cupin domain-containing protein, with amino-acid sequence MRFGRQQGRPGKVLVIGGCVAALGFVPSAAVATPGSGVSATVVAEGTSPGKLKVKTPKGRTDVTFRTITIEPGGSTGWHTHRGQLIAVVKQGTLTRTLDDCSVEVTPAGTSFIEPSGAKHRHIGRNLGTEPVVLWVTYLLPKGSELSDDADAVDCGGKSGGKN; translated from the coding sequence ATGAGATTCGGCAGACAGCAGGGGCGGCCGGGCAAGGTGCTTGTCATCGGGGGCTGTGTGGCAGCGCTCGGCTTCGTGCCGTCGGCGGCCGTCGCCACCCCCGGCAGCGGTGTGAGCGCCACCGTCGTCGCGGAGGGCACATCGCCGGGCAAGCTGAAGGTGAAGACGCCGAAGGGCCGTACCGACGTCACCTTCCGGACGATCACCATCGAGCCCGGCGGCTCCACCGGCTGGCACACCCATCGCGGTCAGCTGATCGCGGTCGTCAAGCAGGGGACGCTCACGCGCACCCTGGACGACTGCTCGGTCGAGGTGACACCCGCCGGAACGTCCTTCATCGAGCCGTCCGGGGCGAAGCACCGCCATATCGGCCGCAATCTGGGGACCGAGCCCGTCGTCCTCTGGGTGACCTACCTGCTGCCCAAGGGCAGCGAACTCTCCGACGACGCCGACGCCGTGGACTGCGGCGGGAAGAGCGGCGGGAAGAACTGA
- a CDS encoding carbohydrate ABC transporter permease, which translates to MSLDQAEPAAPPSAGPAPRKAGRRDGGATGLLGRSRRSGRWWTPWLFLAPALLLFLYFKFIPMANALTMSFQEVQPYLGNKWVGTENYATVLQSHGFREAAWHTVVLAAGQTAGSMALGLALALLMEGQSRRLKFVRSAAFLPVVVPIAVVAELWRIMYHPTGDGMLNSLLGLVGMGPSGFINDPDTSMASIMLTGIWRGAPYDMMIILAGLTSVDRGLYEAAKVDGASRRQRVWHVTVPGLRSVFSILFILAAIRGLRVFTEVFLLTNGGPDGSTEVVMTLIYKLGLEQNRLGVGAAGAVLLFVATLLLTVVVQLLRRRESK; encoded by the coding sequence ATGAGTCTCGACCAGGCGGAACCGGCCGCCCCTCCGTCAGCCGGGCCCGCCCCCCGGAAAGCGGGGCGCCGGGACGGCGGGGCCACCGGCCTCCTGGGGCGCAGCCGCAGATCGGGCCGGTGGTGGACGCCCTGGCTGTTCCTCGCCCCCGCTCTGCTTCTTTTCCTGTACTTCAAGTTCATCCCCATGGCCAACGCGCTGACCATGTCCTTCCAGGAGGTTCAGCCCTACCTGGGGAACAAGTGGGTCGGCACCGAGAACTACGCCACGGTTCTGCAGTCCCACGGATTCCGCGAGGCCGCGTGGCACACGGTCGTCCTCGCCGCCGGGCAGACGGCCGGCTCGATGGCACTCGGCCTCGCCCTCGCCCTGCTGATGGAAGGGCAGAGCCGCCGGCTGAAGTTCGTGCGCTCCGCGGCGTTCCTCCCGGTGGTGGTGCCGATCGCGGTCGTCGCCGAACTGTGGCGGATCATGTACCACCCGACCGGGGACGGCATGCTCAACTCCCTCCTCGGCCTGGTGGGGATGGGCCCGTCGGGGTTCATCAACGACCCCGACACGTCGATGGCCTCCATCATGCTCACCGGCATCTGGCGGGGCGCCCCCTACGACATGATGATCATCCTCGCCGGTCTGACGAGCGTGGACCGCGGTCTGTACGAGGCCGCCAAGGTCGACGGCGCGTCGAGGCGGCAGCGGGTCTGGCACGTGACCGTGCCCGGACTGCGGTCGGTGTTCTCGATCCTGTTCATCCTCGCCGCGATCCGCGGACTACGGGTGTTCACCGAGGTGTTCCTGCTCACCAACGGTGGACCCGACGGTTCCACCGAGGTCGTCATGACCCTCATCTACAAGCTCGGGCTTGAACAGAACCGGCTCGGTGTCGGAGCGGCGGGAGCGGTCCTGCTGTTCGTCGCGACGCTGCTCCTGACCGTCGTCGTCCAACTGCTGCGGCGGAGGGAAAGCAAGTGA
- a CDS encoding winged helix-turn-helix transcriptional regulator — MPRQQQHATRPARRRSYDQFCAGARALDAVGDRWTLLIVRELLAGPRRYTDLHADLPGVSTDVLASRLKDMEQGGLATRRKLPPPAAASVYELTERGHGLLPVLAALAEWGAPALTERRPTDAVRAHWFALPLLRALDGPGGPAGDGVLDVHLDEGEFHVRTGARAPGSAVYGDGPAAHADARIALDAELCLALGRGETTFAEAVGDGRIEVSGEGPLAAMLRGA; from the coding sequence ATGCCACGTCAGCAACAGCACGCGACCCGACCGGCCCGCCGCCGGAGTTACGACCAGTTCTGTGCCGGCGCGCGTGCGCTGGACGCCGTCGGCGACCGGTGGACCCTGCTGATCGTCCGTGAACTGCTGGCCGGTCCACGCCGGTACACCGATCTGCACGCCGACCTTCCCGGCGTCAGCACGGATGTCCTCGCCTCCCGGCTCAAGGACATGGAGCAGGGCGGACTGGCCACCCGCCGCAAACTGCCGCCGCCCGCCGCCGCCTCGGTGTACGAACTCACCGAGCGGGGTCATGGACTGCTGCCCGTCCTCGCCGCACTCGCCGAATGGGGGGCGCCCGCGCTCACTGAGCGGCGGCCCACGGACGCGGTCCGGGCGCACTGGTTCGCGCTCCCGCTGCTGCGCGCGCTGGACGGGCCCGGGGGGCCGGCCGGCGACGGAGTGCTCGACGTACACCTCGACGAGGGCGAATTCCATGTCCGTACGGGGGCGCGGGCGCCGGGCAGCGCGGTCTACGGAGACGGTCCGGCCGCCCACGCCGATGCGCGCATCGCGCTCGACGCCGAGCTCTGCCTGGCACTGGGCCGCGGTGAGACGACGTTCGCCGAGGCGGTCGGGGACGGGCGGATCGAGGTGTCCGGCGAGGGGCCGCTGGCCGCAATGCTGCGTGGCGCATGA